In one Andrena cerasifolii isolate SP2316 chromosome 2, iyAndCera1_principal, whole genome shotgun sequence genomic region, the following are encoded:
- the Mcm7 gene encoding minichromosome maintenance 7 encodes MPPKIAQDYTKAREQLKTFLTEFVVINDTTGEKSFKYRKQLTNVAHREQVEFIIELDDIHEFDDELAISIASNTRRYINLLLELIQEMLPDFKERPVPPKDALDVYIEHRLLMESRNRHLGDQRDPRNKYAPELMRRFEVYFKDFDAAKTYSVRDIKADKIGKLVTVRGIVTKCSDVMPLLVVATYTCDQCGAETFQPVQSLKYMPLRQCPSDDCRINKSGGVLDMQTRGSKFVKFQELKIQEHSDQVPVGHIPRSLTVYCRGETTRKALPGDHVLITGIFLPIIKSGFTARVGAALLNETYLDAQRITCFMNMQSADDASAELTDAELSILREDDFYGNLARSIAPEIYGLEDIKKALLLLLVGGTDKHREDIKIRGNINICLMGDPGVAKSQLLSFITRLAPRSQYTTGRGSSGVGLTATVMKDPLTGQMMLEGGALVLADEGVCSIDEFDKMADADRTAIHEVMEQQTISIAKAGITTRLNARVSILAAANPAYGRYNPKRTIEQNIQLPAALLSRFDLLWLIQDRADRSNDLKLAKHITYVHQHCIQPPMESQALDMNLIRKYITLCKTKQPVVPEDLTKYIVDSYVEMRRAARNSQDKTFTSARNLLGLLRLATALARLRLANVVHKDDVMEANRLIEMSKHSINYFETLPTNAQQNPMNRIFHLIRELAGDKKTVKVSDILERCTSKGFKPDQINDCIEEYEALNVWQVNQTRTQITFI; translated from the exons atgccACCAAAAATAGCGCAGGATTATACGAAAGCTAGAG AGCAATTAAAGACGTTCTTAACCGAGTTTGTAGTAATAAATGACACGACTGGTGAAAAATCATTCAAATATAGAAAGCAACTCACTAATGTAGCGCATCGTGAACAAGTAGAATTTATCATAGAGCTAGATGATATTCATGAATTTGATGATGAATTAGCGATATCTATTGCAAGCAATACTCGAAGATATATCAATCTACTTTTAGAA CTTATTCAAGAGATGTTGCCCGATTTCAAAGAAAGACCTGTACCACcaaaagatgctctagacgtATATATTGAACATAGATTGTTGATGGAAAGTCGTAATAGACATCTTGGCGACCAACGTGACCCGAGGAATAAATATGCTCCGGAACTTATGAGACGCTT cgAGGTATACTTTAAAGATTTCGATGCTGCGAAAACATACTCAGTGAGAGATATAAAAGcggacaaaattggaaaattagttACAGTGCGAGGTATAGTAACTAAATGTAGCGACGTAATGCCATTGCTTGTCGTTGCCACGTATACGTGTGATCAATGTGGTGCTGAAACGTTTCAGCCG GTACAATCCCTGAAATATATGCCGCTACGACAATGTCCCAGCGATGATTGCCGTATAAATAAATCAGGCGGTGTACTAGATATGCAAACGAGAGGATCGAAATTTGTGAAGTTTCAAGAATTAAAAATACAAGAACAT AGCGACCAAGTTCCCGTAGGTCATATCCCTAGAAGTCTAACAGTTTATTGTAGAGGCGAAACAACGAGAAAGGCTTTACCTGGTGATCATGTTCTTATTACGGGTATCTTTTTACCTATAATAAAATCCGGATTCACTGCTCGAGTTGGTGCAGCTCTTCTGAATGAAACATACTTAGATGCGCAG AGAATCACTTGTTTTATGAATATGCAAAGCGCAGATGACGCTAGCGCTGAGTTGACAGACGCAGAATTGTCTATATTAAGGGAGGATGATTTTTATGGTAATTTAGCTCGATCCATAGCTCCAGAAATCTATGGCCTTGAAGATATTAAAAAGGCCCTATTGTTACTTCTTGTTGGTGGAACAGATAAGCACAGAGAGGATATTAAAATTAGAG GTAacatcaatatttgtttaatgGGCGATCCAGGAGTAGCTAAGTCgcaattactttcatttataACGAGGTTGGCACCTCGATCTCAATATACGACTGGCAGAGGATCATCCGGTGTTGGTTTAACTGCCACTGTTATGAAAGATCCTCTAACAGGTCAAATGATGCTTGAGGGTGGAGCGTTAGTATTAGCTGACGAAGGGGTCTGTTCTATCGACGAATTTGACAAAATGGCTGATGCAGATCGAACAGCTATTCACGAAGTGATGGAACAACAAACCATATCGATCGCCAAGGCCGGAATTACGACTCGCTTAAATGCGAGAGTTTCGATATTAGCCGCTGCAAATCCAGCTTACGGCAGATATAATCCAAAAAGAACGATTGAACAAAATATTCAGTTACCTGCTGCTTTATTGTCGCGATTTGACTTATTATGGCTGATTCAAGATCGAGCAGATCGTAGTAACGATTTAAA ATTGGCTAAACACATCACTTATGTTCATCAACATTGCATACAACCTCCCATGGAATCACAAGCGCTCGATATGAATTTGATTAGAAAATACATTACTTTGTGCAAAACAAAACAGCCTGTTGTCCCGGAGGATTTAACGAAATACATTGTTG ACTCGTATGTGGAAATGAGAAGGGCGGCGCGTAATAGCCAGGATAAAACTTTCACGTCTGCACGTAACTTACTAGGTCTACTTCGTTTGGCAACTGCGCTAGCGCGACTAAGATTAGCAAATGTCGTTCACAAGGACGATGTCATGGAGGCGAACAGATTAATCGAGATGTCCAAGCATTCCATTAACTACTTCGAAACATTGCCAACAAACGCACAGCAAAATCCAATGAATCGAATCTTCCATCTGATCAGAGAGCTAGCCGGCGATAAGAAAACTGTCAAGGTATCGGATATTCTGGAACGATGCACCAGCAAAGGATTTAAGCCTGATCAGATCAACGATTGCATCGAGGAATACGAGGCGCTAAACGTGTGGCAAGTGAATCAAACAAGAACacaaattacatttatttaa